The genome window ACATTTGTCCCCCCTGtctgaagaggagggggcaggagtcccccccttccccccaccaaAGACAGGTCACAAAGAGACCTTTCAGCACTGGGCACGGTGGCGCTAATCCCCTTAGCACAAAGACCCAGCCACCGATAGCGTCTAAATAACTCCACCGTAAATGTCATCTGCCTGAATTAGCTTTATAGTATCTCCTGATGCAGGGTACATTGCATTGCACTGTGAGCAGAAATATTTGTCCGTGTTGTGATTTTTCCTGATGTGCTTGTTGAGAGCTGGAGGCCAGCTCAGATTCAGCTCTGAGACGTCATTGACTGATTGGCTGATTGTCCTGGGGGTTTAGGTCACTTCATTGGTTTGTCAAAGGCTTCCTGTATATTCATGTGGCAGTTTGTGTATTACTGTTGGCCATCAGTGACACCATAGCCTTTTAACCTTTCTGCATCTGTGCTCAGGGCTGAAGGAGCCAGAACGTTTTAAAGCCATATTGAGCTGGATGTTTCTCAGTTGAAAATGCCCCCGGGCCAAAAGATGTCCGCCCAAACCATAGGCTGCTGATGCCATGCTGCTGTGACTGAAAGAAGAATGAAAGATTCAGTAATGGTTTAATAAGACACAACATGGATGGACTAGTCTTTCCTGCTTtgagggtgtgtctgtctgtgagagagacgggagggagcgagagcgagagcgaggagGGTGCTGCTGGTGTGTTCTAATCTGACCTGTGAGTAGCTGAAAGGACTAGTCTGTTGCTAATCCTGGGTCTGACCTGTCAGACAGCCTGCAGAAGCAAGAAAATAATCTCTGGTGTCCAAACATGAACTCTGTTCCTTTGAAGGGAACCGTGTTGAAACAGGCTTGGCTGAGGACAGAACATCACTTTCCAGAGCAGAAATAAATGACCCCCATTTCACCTCTGACCCCCAGACATGGGCTCTTCTCCCCAGAGGAGCGTCATCCTTGATGGTTGCCTTGGAAACGCTGCCTCTAAACGTAATATCAGAgcttccctcccccatcctgatgcccctttctctttcctttgcTCTTttgctttcactctctttctctccatctgtttATCTGGTGATTTCTGTACCTGGTCTGTGCTCCTCttccaggctcctcctccaggcctcctGTGTGTTCAAGGCCCAGCCTCCTTTGGAcgcccttcctccctctctgccttcctccctctcctccccctccctctctgccttctccccctctcctccccctgcctctctgcctccccttgcctgcacccctcctcctctcctaggggtgagtgagtgtttcAGGCCCAGAGGGAGGCATCATCCTCACCACaccacagccctgctcctccagcaccTGGTCCTGATCCTGGTttgggtcctggtcctggtttgGTAGAAaccagagatggaaagagagggggagagagagagactagataTCACTACTGCATCCTTTCAGTTCTGCAGCCTCTCACTACTGAAGCTTCTCACTACTGCAGCTTTTCACTATTGCAGCCTCTCACTACTGCAGCCTCTCAGTCCTGCAGCCTCTCAGTCCTGCAGCCCCTCACTACTGTAGTCCCTCACTACTGCAGCCTCTCACTACTGCAGCCTCTCAGAACTGCAGCCTCTCAGAACTGCAGCCCCTCACTACTGCAGCCTCTCTGTACTGCATTCCTCAGTACTGCTGCTTCTCACTACTGCAGGTCTTGGTCTTTGTCCTAGCCCTGGTTCTGGTGCTGTTCtcttcctggtcctggtccaggtGTTCTGGTCCTGGTTTTGGGTCTGGGTCAGTGGCAGGAGGACAGGGGCAACGGGTCACTTGGTGTTTCTGTTGGAAACATGATCTCCCTGTTGATAACCTGCCAGGAACACCACCTCCCTTCTTTAGAGAGATTTAAGCAGGTTCTTTCCTTTTCCATGACTCAGGTCTGAGGACAGCAGACCTGCTTTGCAATCCGGCTTGTTCCCTCAGGTTCTCCAGAGCCTGAGAACCATTagatcactttctctctctgcagaggTCTGGCCTCTCAGCTCTGATGATGAAAGGAGAACTTGTCTTTGTGCCATCGATACAGGCTTTTCAGATAATGCAACTGTGAGGTATTCCTTTACACCTAATGTGCAGCCATGCAAGATTTATTGGCCTTTTTCTTTAGAAGATTTTCAAAGACACTCTCCGACTGGGTTCCTTGCTCTGCTGCAGGTAGACTGGGCTCTGCTGCAGGTAGACTGGGCCCTGCTGCAGGTAGACTGGGCTCTGCTGCAGGTAGACTGGGCCCTGCTGCAGGTAGACTGGGCTCTGCTGCAGGTAGACTGGGCTCTGCTGCAGGTAGACTGGGCCCTGCTGCAGGTAGACTGGGCCCTGCTGCAGGTAGACTGGGCTCTGCTGCAGGTAGACTGGGCCCTGCTGCAGGTAGACTGGGCCCTGCTGCAGGTAGACTGGGCTCTGCTGCAGGTAGACTGGGCTCTGCTGCAGTTAGACTGGGCTCTGCTGCAGGTAGACTGGGCTCTGCTGCAGGTAGACTGGGCTCTGCTGCAGGTAGACTGGGCCCTGCTGCAGGTAGACTGGGCTCTGCTGCAGGTAGACTGGGTTCTGCTGCAGGTAGACTGGGCCCTGCTGCAGGTAGACTGGGCTCTGCTGCAGGTAGACTGGGCTCTGCTGCAGGTAGACTGGGCCCTGCTGCAGGTAGACTGGGCTCTGCTGCAGGTAGACTGGGTTCTGCTGCAGGTAGACTGGGCTCTGCTGCAGTTAGACTGGGCTCTGCTGCAGTTAGACTGGGCTCTGCTGCAGGTAGACTGGGCTCTGCTGCTGTTAGACTGGGCCCTGCTGCAGGTAGACTGGGCCCTATGTGTGTGCTGTACTGTGATCCTGCCAGGGTGGCTGTACTGTCCTGGTAATGGCTGTTGCCtggaggggtcagggttagagaGCTGGCAGAGACAGAGCCATCCCAGccactgcccccctcctcatcctcttctaaACGGACCCCTGTCTGCTTCACAGGCAATAAAGCAATGGGTTCCCATCCTGTCAGTGAGGGatggggggctgaggggagggcTTGCTGCGTGGCACAGCTCTCTAGACGGCACCCTACATCTCCTGTTCTGTCTGTTAGggtgtcctctcctctgttcagaGGTACCATCTGTTCTGCTCTCCCCTGAACCTCTGCTTCACCTCAGACTGCAGAGAGACCACAACACAGGGAAGATAGATGGAGCGAGAGTgaggaagcgagagagagagatttatatTTCACTGCTCAGGGGCCTTTTAGTGAATGTGGTTTGTTCACCTTTTCATGAATTTTCCCTTTgaggaaagagagcgagaaagagacaaaaagagagagagggtgagagtaaGACAGGAAGACGGTtgactctgactctctctctttgttctggcCCATGTCCCAAACCCCCCATTGCCCACCTTACCGCCAGCAGACTCATAAATCCATCATGGCCGCCCAATTTAAGGAAGCATTTCTGAGTGATGAAACGAAGGGGTTGTGTTTACGTCTGGATTGATTGATCTTCTCTACAGTATCTGTCTCAGATGAGAGTTTCTGCGCCAGGAGGGCTGTCTCTCTTATCCATGATGTAGTATGTGAGATGCACATGACATCAACCCACCTTTTCAGATAGAAATGTCTACAGCTTCCCTAAGGCCCCACTCAAGCCTAAGTGATGCAGGCAGATAAAACTGTATTCATCTCTGtgcagaaaaatgtgtttcagtGTTGTTTATGGTGAGCCTGTGGCTAATGTTCTCTTTCTTCCACtccacctctctatctctccccccctttatctctccacccctctctctctctggttcctgTCCTCTGGAAATGCACTCCATGCCTACTTTATACATCTCAGGTAAGCAGCTGTATTTTCATGGTCTTATTTCCACAGGAACTTGTGAGGGTGCGTTAGGTGGACCCTTCAGTCCAGCAGAAGCAGAACACCAGCCTGGTGAACCTGGTAGGGGCATCTGcagctgggctctgctctccATGCTAAGTGCTGATCTGGATGGATCTTATCACTTCAAAAAGAAGAATCAATACTGCTCAGTCACATCAGGGTTTACATTAAGACAAAGTGCAGGTATGCGGTGGTGCCTGGTCAGGGCCCATGAAGAGGTgaagcagggttagggttacattaAGACTACGgacgggttagggttagggttacattaAGACTACGgacgggttagggttaggtgtggcAGTAatgacgaggaaacaccctgtgggaccccgacgggaccacagtactggtgagaccccattaaggcacgcgcacctgaaaacccactcactccaacccctgaaatGGAAAGAGAGTAAGGTCTAAGGAACTGATTTGTAAGCAATAGTCCGTTGGTTTAAGATCTGAACAATAGGAGTCTTACAGTATTAGCATCCCACAGGGGTGACATACTGTTGTCCGGAGACCTTCCTCCTACATATTGAACCAAAGTNNNNNNNNNNNNNNNNNNNNNNNNNNNNNNNNNNNNNNNNNNNNNNNNNNNNNNNNNNNNNNNNNNNNNNNNNNNNNNNNNNNNNNNNNNNNNNNNNNNNNNNNNNNNNNNNNNNNNNNNNNNNNNNNNNNNNNNNNNNNNNNNNNNNNNNNNNNNNNNNNNNNNNNNNNNNNNNNNNNNNNNNNNNNNNNNNNNNNNNNNNNNNNNNNNNNNNNNNNNNNNNNNNNNNNNNNNNNNNNNNNNNNNNNNNNNNNNNNNNNNNNNNNNNNNNNNNNNNNNNNNNNNNNNNNNNNNNNNNNNNNNNNNNNNNNNNNNNNNNNNNNNNNNNNNNNNNNNNNNNNNNNNNNNNNNNNNNNNNNNNNNNNNNNNNNNNNNNNNNNNNNNNNNNNNNNNNNNNNNNNNNNNNNNNNNNNNNNNNNNNNNNNNNNNNNNNNNNNNNNNNNNNNNNNNNNNNNNNNNNNNNNNNNNNNNNNNNNNNNNNNNNNNNNNNNNNNNNNNNNGCACGGTTTTCTAACTAGAATGTTACCAAGCCACGCCGGATCGGCATCAGCAGGACACGGGGCCGCTTCAGGCAGGGGTAACACGGGGTACGGGCCGGGGGTAGTTGGTAGCGGGATTCGTCCTGTCTTGGTTAGAACAGgacaaaatatagctgcaatcAGCGGAAGCTCCGGTGTAGTTGGGCGGCAGGGGGACGGGGTCGGGATGTTGGGGGGAAACGGTCAAGGTGTCGTTCCAAGAGGCGGGGTACGACCAGGGAACGGCACGGGACTGACCACGCTGCAGACCTCAGGACAGGCAGCAATGGGGGGTTTAAATACGGGAATTGGTATTCACGGAGGCAGCCGGTTCAACACTGAGAAAGATTGTGCGCCGATGTGCAGCGGGTCAGATGCTGACTCGGAGTCGGGGGAGGATGACGACCCTATGGGTTCAATCGGGGACAGCCGGAGAGGTGTGAAGCGTGAGAGAGCGGAGATGGAGGCTACTGTCATGGGGCATGAGCTAGGGGTACAGCCCGGGGGATATGGAGGGGTCCCCGGAGGAGTCGCCGGGGCAAAACCAGGAAAAAAAACACGTGGGCGCGTGAAGATAAAAATGGAATTTATTGACAACAAGTTGAGGCGATACACAACGTTTAGCAAGAGGAAGACTGGGATCATGAAGAAGGTGAGTGTGGCGCCGTGGCTGTGTGTAAGcgtccagacacatcctggctGTTTTTACTCTTGTCAGTGATGTAACTGAAGAGCTGTAGTTGAAGGGATCAGGTGATGTTGGTTAACGGTTGTCTGGTCAGCATTGCTGTCCAAGAAACTATCAGAGACCTATCTCTCAGACTCCTGACACCACAGGTTTGTGTTGAACTTGCCCCAGAGGGGACACAACTTGCCAACATATTTTACTTTGACTCTCATTTCACAATACTTGTGTCCAGTCATGTGTGGCCATCCAAGTGACGGTAGTTGTGATCCGAGACTGTGAGCATGTTAGAGGCCTCCTGGTCATGTTGACCAGGCTGTGAGCAGGTTAGAGGCTTCCTGGTCATGTTGACCAGGCTGTATCTGGGAAGTCAGAACAGGCATGACTGGCAATGATCTGAAAATAGACGAGAGCAACTGAGATTCCTATTTCTGTCCAGGTCCCCACcccctacacacaaacatacacacacacacttggatcaTTGACAAATGGTAGCTGACAACTTCAAGATGTTTTCGAGTCCTACTCACACCTAGACAGATTTCTCAGACAttctgtaaagtgtgtgtgtagtgtgtagcgtgtgtgtgtagtgtgttagGCAGTGGCTGTTCCAGGAGTAGCAGGTCAGAGGACAGTTAGAGGGCAGCTAAACACAGCAGCACAACCAGGAAACATGGACAAACCCCAACcctcctggaggtggtggagaggatCATGTTACATATGAACAAGTTAACGTGAGGTGAGTGTAATGTGCAGGTGATGGtgcagactgcagagagagagggttcaggtgatggtgcagagagagggagagggttcaggtgatggtacagagagagagagggttcaggtgatggtacagagagagagagggttcaggtgatggtacagagagagagagggttcaggtgatggtacagagagagagagggttcaggtgatggtgcagagagagagagggttcaggtgatggtacagagagagggagagggttcaggtgatggtacagagagagagagggttcaggtgatggtacagagagagagagagggttcaggtgatggtacagagagagagggttcaggtgatggtacagagagagggagagggttcaggtgatggtgcagactgcagagagagggttcaggtgatggtacagagagagggagagggttcaggtgatggtacagagagagggagagggttcaggtgatggtgcagactgcagagagagggttcaggtgatggtacagagagagggagagggttcaggtgatggtacagagagagggagagggttcaggtgatggtgcagactgcagagagagggttcaggtgatggtacagagagagggagagggttcaggtgatggtacagagagagggagagggttcaggtgatggtgcagactgcagagagagggagagggtgatggtacagagagagagagagggttcaggtgatggtgcagactgcagagagagggttcaggtgatggtacagagagagggagagggttcaggtgatggtgcagagagagagggttcaggtgatggtacagagagagagagggttagggtctcCAGCGACAGCCTTGTTGTGTTTGTCTCTTGTAGCCCGGGCTGTTGGCGTGGAAACCGTGGTTCCTCTGAGTGGGAAGCCTGAGTAACGGGCTGGGGGCTCCACCGCCATAGACCTCCTCGGGTGCTCTgtactggtctctcctctggtctctcctctggtgcTCTGTACTGgtgctctcctctggtctctcctctggtgcTCTGTACTGgtgctctcctctggtctctcctctggtgctctgtactggtctctcctctggtctctcctcggcTGCTCTgtactggtctctcctctggtctctcctctggtgctctgtactggtctctcctctggtctctcctctggtgctctgtactggtctctcctctggtctctcctctggtgctctgtactggtctctcctctggtgcTCTGTACTGGTGTCTCCtgtggtctctcctctggtgcTCTGTACTGGTGTCTCCtgtggtctctcctctggtgctctgtactggtctctcctctggtctctgcaGCCCATGCTGAGGGTCTGAGAGGAGCTCAGGTCCTGCTGGGCAGCCGGGAGACAAGCGGTGAAGAAGAGTCGAAAGAAGCTTCCAATTCAGACCGATTCAGTGTTTTAAAACCTGGTCTTTTCACACAACACTGGTTGATTGAAAATTGTTATTTGAGCATAAATGaattggagtgtgtgtctgctggtacAGGGCagtcctgtgtgtctgctggtacagggcagccctgtgtgtctgctggtacagggcagccctgtgtgtctgctggtacagggcagccctgtgtgtctgctggtacAGGGAagccctgtgtgtctgctggtacagggcagccctgtgtgtctgctggtacagggcagccctgtgtgtctgctggtacAGGGCagtcctgtgtgtctgctggtaaGGTAGACAAGGTGTGGGAACACAGTCTGTTCATGTTCTCATGTTCCACAGACACCTCTGCTGGAGGAAGGGTTCCCTGttatcttctcctcccctcccccctgtctcccccagacccccatgtcctccccccatctcccccctcctcaccccccccccccctcctgtctcccccagacccccatctcccccctgtctccctcagacccccatctcctccccccatctcccccctcctaaaccccccccttcctgtctcccccagacccccatctctccctgtctcccctagaccccccccccccctctgcctgtcATGTGGCACCTGTCCAGTCAGCGCTTTGTCCACAGAGACCTGGCCGCCAGGAACTGTCTGGTGAGCAGCCAGCGGCAGGTGAAGGTGTCGGCGTTGGGCCTCAGCCGGGACGTGTACAGCAGGTGCTGGGATACCCTCCAGGGGCTAGACCTACCACCAGGGGCTAGACCTACCACCAGGGGCTAGACCTACCACCAGGGGCTAGACTAACCACCAGGGGCTAGACCTACCACCAGGGGCTAGACCTACCACCAGGGGCTAGACCTACCACCAGGGGCAAGACCTACCACCAGGGGCTAGACCTACCACCAGGGGCTAGACCTACCACCAGGGGCTAGACTTACCACCAGGGGCTAGACCTACCACCAGGGGCTAGACTTACCACCAGGGGCTAGACTTACCACCAGGGGCTAGACCTACCACCAGGGGCTAGACTTACCACCAGGGGCTAGACTAACCACCAGGGGCTAGACTAACCACCAGGGGCTAGACCTACCACCAGGGGCTAGACTAACCACCAGGGGCTAGACCTACCACCAGGGGCTAGACCTACCACCAGGGGCTACATTTACCACCAGGGGCTAGACTAACCACCAGGGGCTAGACCTACCACCAGGGGCTAGACTAACCACCAGGGGCTAGACTAACCACCAGGGGCTAGACCTACCACCAGGGGCTAGACTAACCACCAGGGGCTAGAGTTACCACACATGGCTAATACAGTATGCTGACATGCTACACATTCACTTCTGcctgtcctctcacctccacctccctctgtctctctgcctgcctgtcctctcacctccacctccctctgtctctctgcctgcctgtcctctcacctccacctccctctgtctctctgcctgcctgtcctctcacctccacctccctctgtctctctgcctgcctgtcctctcacctccacctccctctgtctctctgcctgcctgtcctctcacctccacctccctctgtctctctgcctgcctgtcctctcacctccacctccctctgtctctctgcctgcctgtcctctcacctccacctccctctgtctctctgcctgcctgtcctctcacctccacctccctctgtctctctgcctgcctgtcctctcacctccacctccctctgtctctctgcctgcctgtcctctcacctccacctccctctgtctctctgcctgcctgtcctctcacctccacctccctctgtctctctgcctgcctgccctttcctccctccctgcagtgAGTACTACCACTACCGGCAGGACTGGGTCCCGCTGCGCTGGCTCCCAGCAGAGTCTGTGGTTGAGGACGACTTCTCCACCAAGTCAGACGTGTGGGCCTTCGGGGTGCTGATGTGGGAGGTGTTCAGCCTGGGGGAACTTCCCTACACCAAACTCAGCGATGACGAGGTTCTGGAAGGTCAGCATACACTACCCTCACAGTTTGGTTCATGGAACAAGCAGTCTCATCTCCTGAGCGAGGAATGTTGGGTCTCTTctaactcctctctcctccctctcccctcctctcctctctcctcctctctgctcctcccctcctctcctctcctctctcctcccctcctctctcctcccctcctctcccttcccctcctcttctttcctctctcctcctctcccctcctctcttctcctctctcctcctctctccagctctgcagGCAGGGAGGTTGAAACTCACAGCCCCTGAGGGTTGTCCCTCCAGGGTCTACCAGCTCATGCTACGCTGCTGGTCCAGCCTGAAGGAACGGCCCTGCTTCAGCGAGATTGTCTCGGTGCTGGGAGATCTGCCCTCCGACAGCAAGGTCTGAGGGGGCCCTGGCCCCAGCGGCCCCACCCcagtcctccccacccccccaatcCTCCCCGCTCCccttaaaacaaacacaggaatgctggattcagagtctcACACATttcagggaaggagggagaagggttgACAAGGAGAGAACTCATTTTTATATTTGAAACAGAGGAGAAGGATGTGGTTTACAAAAACACTTTTGTTGCACCAACATAAAGACCGCGTTGTGAGAGGACGACTGCGAGGGAAGATCCCAGTCCTGACGTTACCGAGCTGCTACTCCTGGTCCTAGAGGTTCTGTCTTGGTTCCAGACAAGATTCCACCACGGTTGTTTGAACGTGGTCCTACATTGCCTGAGGATGTAGCTGCCCAGAGACGCTGTCCTCTTCTGTCCCCAGTACAGGAGCACAGGAGgcagcctgtctctcccccagccatcctcacccctccacccccacctctgaGTCCTCAACTATTCCCTCCAGCAGggagtgctgtgtgtctgtgtgtcctgtgtgtcagcCTCAGCAACTGATGGCTGTTGTTTCTTGACTTCCCTTTCCAATTGTTGTGCCACAGATGCCCGTCTGTATGATGTGATGTCTGCTTTCAGGGGCAGGGTTCAGCATACTGGCTaaggagaggtaggagaggcTGGGTGGTCAGGTATGAAGGTTTGCCGTCTGTTGCAGGTGAGAAGGTGCTGTGAGAGGAACCCAGAAGGTTCCGTTTATGGAATCTCTACAGGAAAAAATTACAATCAAATTCATAGCCAAGGAATATTGTGAATGAGTGAGGTTTTGTGATTTGTTCTGCTCTGTTTGAAATTCTGAGGTGCTTGAAAATGACGCTCCTGTTTAGTGGGGGTAACTTTACATAAGGAAAATGTCATCACTGTTGCAGCCTATCATCTGGTTCAGCTTGCAACACTGTCCTCAGAAGACCAATCACAGTTACTGTTCAACCTATCTGGTCCAATCACGTTGTGTAATGTTGCAGTGTGGACCATCCCAAGTTATGTGTACATGATGTAGAATTGATGCACTAACTTCACTTAgaatcccctccctcccagttgTAGAAGGATGTACAGGAGTTCATTTATTACAAAGGTCCtgtctttttttaatgaatttTTTCTAGAGAGAAAGGTACTCGACAATC of Hypomesus transpacificus isolate Combined female chromosome 11, fHypTra1, whole genome shotgun sequence contains these proteins:
- the LOC124473790 gene encoding uncharacterized protein LOC124473790 encodes the protein MLPSHAGSASAGHGAASGRGNTGYGPGVVGSGIRPVLVRTGQNIAAISGSSGVVGRQGDGVGMLGGNGQGVVPRGGVRPGNGTGLTTLQTSGQAAMGGLNTGIGIHGGSRFNTEKDCAPMCSGSDADSESGEDDDPMGSIGDSRRGVKRERAEMEATVMGHELGVQPGGYGGVPGGVAGAKPGKKTRGRVKIKMEFIDNKLRRYTTFSKRKTGIMKKTPLLEEGFPVIFSSPPPCLPQTPMSSPHHLAARNCLVSSQRQVKVSALGLSRDVYSSEYYHYRQDWVPLRWLPAESVVEDDFSTKSDVWAFGVLMWEVFSLGELPYTKLSDDEVLEALQAGRLKLTAPEGCPSRVYQLMLRCWSSLKERPCFSEIVSVLGDLPSDSKV